In Pseudomonas fluorescens, a genomic segment contains:
- a CDS encoding ribose-phosphate pyrophosphokinase: MSKMMVFTGNANPDLARRVVRQLHIPLGDISVGKFSDGEITAEINENVRGKDVFIIQPTCAPTNDNLMELVVMADAFRRSSATRITAVIPYFGYARQDRRPRSARVAISAKVVADMLTVVGIDRVLTVDLHADQIQGFFDIPVDNIYGSPVLVDDIEDQRFENLMIVSPDIGGVVRARAVAKSLGVDLGIIDKRREKANHSEVMHIIGDVEGRTCILVDDMVDTAGTLCHAAKALKEHGAAKVFAYCTHPVLSGRAIENIENSMLDELVVTNTIPLSAAAQACSRIRQLDIAPVVAEAVRRISNEESISAMFR; the protein is encoded by the coding sequence GTGTCCAAGATGATGGTCTTTACGGGGAACGCCAACCCCGATCTGGCTCGACGTGTCGTACGTCAGCTGCATATCCCTCTCGGTGACATCTCTGTCGGCAAGTTTTCCGACGGCGAAATTACCGCCGAGATCAATGAAAACGTTCGCGGTAAAGACGTCTTCATTATTCAGCCGACTTGCGCTCCGACCAACGATAACCTGATGGAACTCGTCGTGATGGCTGATGCCTTCCGCCGCTCCTCAGCGACTCGAATCACAGCTGTAATCCCTTACTTTGGTTATGCCCGTCAGGATCGCCGTCCGCGTTCCGCACGTGTGGCTATCAGCGCGAAAGTCGTGGCTGACATGCTCACCGTGGTAGGTATCGACCGTGTCCTCACGGTTGACCTGCACGCTGACCAAATCCAGGGGTTCTTCGATATCCCGGTAGATAACATCTACGGCTCCCCAGTATTGGTGGATGACATCGAAGACCAGCGCTTTGAAAACCTGATGATCGTGTCCCCGGACATTGGTGGCGTCGTGCGTGCACGGGCTGTTGCCAAATCCCTGGGCGTGGACCTCGGGATCATCGACAAACGCCGCGAGAAAGCCAATCACTCTGAAGTGATGCATATCATCGGTGATGTCGAAGGGCGTACCTGTATTCTGGTCGATGACATGGTCGACACCGCCGGCACCCTGTGCCACGCGGCCAAAGCCTTGAAAGAGCACGGTGCGGCTAAAGTCTTCGCCTACTGCACACACCCTGTGCTGTCGGGCCGAGCGATCGAGAACATCGAAAACTCAATGCTGGACGAACTGGTGGTGACCAACACCATCCCGTTGTCCGCAGCTGCTCAAGCCTGTTCGCGTATCCGTCAACTGGATATCGCACCGGTAGTTGCCGAGGCGGTTCGCCGTATCAGCAACGAAGAATCGATCAGTGCGATGTTCCGTTAA
- a CDS encoding 50S ribosomal protein L25/general stress protein Ctc, producing the protein MNDFTLNAEVRSDLGKGASRRLRRLASLVPAVVYGGEKAPESISMLAKEIAKLLENDAAYSHIIELNVGGTKQNVIIKALQRHPAKGHVLHADFVRVVAGQKLTAIVPVHFVGEDAPVKKGGEVSHVVAEIEVTCLPKDLPEFIEVDLSALEIGDIIHLSDLKAPKGVEFVALAHGDDKAVANVHAPRVAPEAEEGAAE; encoded by the coding sequence ATGAACGATTTTACCCTGAATGCTGAAGTGCGTTCCGACCTGGGGAAAGGTGCGAGCCGCCGCCTGCGTCGTCTCGCAAGCCTGGTTCCAGCTGTCGTCTACGGTGGCGAAAAAGCCCCTGAGTCCATCAGCATGCTGGCCAAAGAAATTGCCAAACTGCTGGAAAACGATGCGGCCTACAGCCACATCATCGAGCTGAACGTTGGTGGCACCAAGCAGAACGTCATCATCAAGGCCCTGCAACGTCACCCAGCTAAAGGTCACGTGCTGCACGCTGACTTCGTACGCGTCGTAGCCGGCCAGAAACTGACCGCTATCGTGCCTGTACACTTTGTTGGTGAAGACGCTCCGGTCAAGAAAGGCGGCGAAGTTTCGCACGTTGTTGCCGAGATCGAAGTGACCTGCCTGCCGAAAGACCTGCCTGAGTTCATCGAAGTCGACCTGTCGGCTCTGGAAATCGGCGACATCATTCACCTGTCCGACCTCAAAGCCCCTAAAGGCGTTGAGTTTGTTGCACTGGCTCACGGTGATGACAAAGCTGTTGCAAACGTTCACGCTCCACGCGTTGCACCAGAAGCTGAAGAAGGCGCTGCAGAGTAA
- the pth gene encoding aminoacyl-tRNA hydrolase, which translates to MTAIKLIVGLGNPGAEYEQTRHNAGALFVERIAHAQGVNLVADRKYFGLTGRFSHQGQDVRLLIPTTYMNRSGQAVAALAGFFRIKPEEILVAHDELDLPPGVAKLKLGGGHGGHNGLRDIIAQLGNQNNFYRLRLGIGHPGVASMVSNFVLGRAPRAEQEKLDASIDFALGVLPDIFAGEWNRAMKNLHSQKA; encoded by the coding sequence GTGACTGCCATTAAACTGATCGTTGGCCTGGGAAATCCAGGCGCCGAATACGAACAGACCCGGCATAACGCGGGGGCCCTTTTTGTTGAGCGTATCGCCCACGCCCAAGGTGTAAATCTGGTGGCCGATCGCAAATATTTCGGCCTGACCGGACGCTTCTCGCATCAGGGTCAGGATGTTCGTCTGCTGATTCCCACCACCTACATGAACCGCAGCGGCCAGGCTGTCGCGGCGCTTGCGGGCTTCTTCCGGATCAAACCCGAGGAAATCCTGGTGGCCCATGACGAACTGGACCTGCCACCCGGCGTTGCCAAACTCAAACTGGGCGGCGGGCATGGCGGGCACAATGGCCTGCGCGACATCATCGCGCAGTTGGGCAATCAGAATAATTTTTACCGTCTGCGGCTCGGCATTGGCCACCCAGGCGTTGCCAGTATGGTTTCAAATTTCGTCCTGGGTCGTGCGCCACGCGCCGAACAGGAAAAACTCGATGCCAGCATCGATTTTGCCCTCGGCGTGCTGCCGGATATCTTCGCCGGTGAATGGAACCGCGCGATGAAAAACCTGCACAGCCAGAAGGCCTGA
- the ychF gene encoding redox-regulated ATPase YchF — MGFNCGIVGLPNVGKSTLFNALTKSGIAAENFPFCTIEPNSGIVPMPDPRLEALALIVNPKRILPTTMEFVDIAGLVAGASKGEGLGNKFLANIRETDAIAHVVRCFEDENVIHVSNSVDPKRDIEIIDLELIFADLDSCEKQLQKVARNAKGGDKDAVVQKGLLEQLIAHFTLGKPARSLMKSMGADEKAVVKGFHLLTTKPVMYIANVAEDGFENNPLLDVVKAIADEEGAIVVPVCNKIEAEIAELDDGEEKDMFLEALGLEEPGLNRVIRAGYEMLNLQTYFTAGVEEVRAWTVKVGATAPQAAGVIHTDFEKGFIRAEVIAYNDFIQFKGEAGAKEAGKWRLEGKEYIVKDGDVMHFRFNV; from the coding sequence ATGGGATTCAATTGCGGCATCGTCGGCCTGCCCAACGTCGGCAAATCCACCTTGTTCAACGCTTTGACCAAGTCCGGTATTGCGGCGGAGAACTTCCCCTTCTGCACCATCGAACCCAACAGCGGTATCGTACCGATGCCCGATCCGCGCCTGGAAGCACTGGCGCTCATCGTCAATCCCAAGCGCATCCTGCCGACCACCATGGAATTCGTTGACATCGCCGGCCTGGTGGCCGGTGCGTCGAAAGGTGAAGGCCTGGGTAACAAGTTCCTGGCCAACATCCGTGAAACCGATGCCATCGCCCACGTGGTCCGCTGCTTTGAAGACGAGAACGTGATTCACGTCTCCAACAGCGTCGACCCGAAACGCGACATCGAGATCATCGACCTGGAACTGATCTTCGCCGACCTCGACAGCTGCGAGAAGCAATTGCAGAAAGTCGCGCGCAACGCCAAGGGCGGCGACAAGGACGCAGTGGTCCAGAAAGGCCTGCTGGAGCAGCTGATCGCACACTTCACCCTGGGCAAGCCGGCACGCAGCTTGATGAAGAGCATGGGCGCTGACGAGAAGGCCGTGGTCAAGGGCTTCCACCTGCTGACCACCAAGCCGGTGATGTACATCGCCAACGTCGCCGAAGATGGCTTCGAAAACAACCCGCTGCTCGACGTGGTCAAGGCCATTGCCGACGAAGAAGGCGCGATCGTGGTGCCGGTATGCAACAAGATCGAAGCAGAAATCGCCGAGCTCGATGACGGCGAAGAGAAGGACATGTTCCTCGAGGCCCTGGGCCTGGAAGAGCCTGGCCTCAACCGCGTGATCCGTGCCGGTTACGAAATGCTCAACCTGCAGACCTACTTCACCGCCGGTGTCGAAGAAGTCCGCGCCTGGACCGTCAAAGTGGGTGCTACCGCACCACAGGCTGCCGGCGTGATCCACACCGACTTCGAAAAGGGCTTTATCCGCGCCGAAGTGATTGCCTACAACGACTTCATCCAGTTCAAGGGGGAAGCCGGTGCCAAGGAAGCCGGTAAGTGGCGTTTGGAAGGTAAGGAATACATCGTTAAAGATGGCGATGTAATGCACTTCCGTTTCAACGTGTAA
- a CDS encoding sigma-54-dependent Fis family transcriptional regulator has translation MSALNQYELMTDIPFTDCPIIETTINNTAPLNIDILLLGETGTGKDTLAQRIHCLSRRKGNFVAVNCAAIPETLAESQLFGVNSGAYTGALQSRAGFVEAAHLGTLYLDEIDSMPLSLQAKLLRVLESRGVERLGSTRSIQVDMRVIASAQHALHEMVEQGTFRRDLYFRLNVVNIHLPPLRDRREHIIPLFMDMIEQEANYFKCSATPPPPALLQQLLCHPWLGNVRELRSTAKRFVLGLPPLSSSLANRQSTPINLKARLQQIEKALIEESLRRHARSVDNVAAELGVAKRTLYYRMKQLEISLA, from the coding sequence ATGTCGGCCCTCAATCAGTATGAACTTATGACTGATATACCTTTCACCGACTGCCCCATCATCGAAACGACCATCAACAATACCGCCCCTCTTAACATCGACATTTTGCTTCTTGGAGAAACCGGCACTGGCAAGGACACCCTGGCACAACGCATTCACTGTTTATCGCGGCGCAAGGGTAACTTCGTCGCGGTCAATTGTGCTGCCATCCCGGAAACCCTTGCCGAAAGCCAACTATTCGGGGTCAACAGCGGCGCCTATACCGGCGCATTGCAATCCCGCGCCGGCTTTGTAGAAGCCGCCCACTTGGGCACCTTGTATCTGGATGAGATCGATAGCATGCCACTCTCGTTACAGGCCAAGCTGTTACGGGTACTGGAATCTCGTGGCGTCGAGCGCCTTGGATCGACCCGATCCATCCAGGTCGATATGCGCGTCATTGCCTCGGCCCAGCACGCATTGCATGAAATGGTGGAGCAAGGCACCTTCAGACGTGACCTGTATTTCCGTCTGAATGTCGTCAACATCCACCTGCCCCCCCTGCGTGACAGGCGTGAACACATCATCCCCTTGTTCATGGACATGATCGAGCAGGAGGCCAACTACTTTAAGTGTTCCGCAACACCTCCGCCCCCCGCGTTGTTGCAACAGTTACTGTGCCACCCGTGGCTGGGCAACGTGCGTGAGTTGCGCTCGACCGCCAAGCGATTCGTATTGGGCCTGCCCCCGCTCTCCTCCTCGCTGGCCAATCGACAGAGCACGCCAATAAACCTGAAGGCAAGGTTGCAGCAAATTGAAAAAGCCTTGATAGAGGAATCGCTGCGCCGTCACGCACGCAGTGTCGATAACGTTGCAGCAGAACTCGGTGTTGCCAAACGCACGCTCTACTACCGGATGAAGCAACTCGAAATATCACTGGCTTAG
- the sctJ gene encoding type III secretion system inner membrane ring lipoprotein SctJ translates to MSRRLTTTLFFSSVLLLAGCGESVELHRQLSEQEANEVIAELADKQIRAQKVPAKDGVIVRVRANDISRAVRTLEAVGLPKVTRSTLGDIFRKEGVISTPLEERARYIYALSQELEATLSNIDGVIVARVHVVLPERVAPGEPVQPASASVFIKHDPRLDPDNIRPRVRRMVASSIPGMTSAIDNTQKLTVVFVPAAAYQEQQQLTYLGPFLVPEQDLGFWRTSVTAPLVALVLAGAGWVIWRRRTMHAPTSKPAIDHAHE, encoded by the coding sequence ATGTCCCGCCGTCTAACCACTACGTTGTTTTTTTCATCGGTGTTGCTGCTAGCGGGCTGCGGTGAAAGCGTAGAGCTTCATCGCCAATTATCCGAGCAGGAAGCCAACGAAGTCATTGCGGAGTTGGCAGACAAACAGATCCGTGCCCAGAAAGTCCCGGCAAAAGACGGAGTCATCGTTCGTGTCAGGGCAAATGACATCAGCCGAGCGGTCCGCACGCTTGAAGCCGTTGGCCTGCCTAAAGTGACCCGCTCGACATTGGGGGATATCTTTCGCAAGGAAGGTGTCATCTCCACCCCGTTGGAAGAGCGCGCCCGCTACATCTATGCGCTGTCCCAGGAGCTGGAGGCGACCTTATCGAACATAGACGGTGTCATCGTTGCGCGCGTCCATGTAGTGCTGCCGGAGCGGGTGGCGCCCGGCGAACCGGTGCAACCGGCATCCGCCTCCGTTTTCATCAAGCATGACCCTCGGCTGGACCCCGACAATATTCGCCCCAGGGTACGCAGGATGGTGGCCAGCAGCATCCCCGGCATGACGTCGGCCATCGACAATACGCAAAAACTGACCGTCGTTTTCGTACCGGCGGCAGCCTATCAGGAGCAGCAACAGCTGACCTATCTCGGCCCCTTCCTGGTGCCGGAACAAGACCTCGGGTTCTGGCGTACCAGCGTTACCGCCCCTCTTGTCGCCCTGGTACTGGCAGGCGCTGGATGGGTGATCTGGCGGCGCAGGACAATGCATGCTCCCACCTCAAAACCGGCAATCGATCACGCCCATGAGTGA
- a CDS encoding type III secretion protein yields the protein MSLLFDIEPELPPAPSPALLQLVLASAPQRDLVLVLVNEVYNAPNDSRLNQEQLLWCQRLAKALAPDPTQMNIDDPLHYLRAWVAPAIWRRLRLSFARPRVLEVERQPKLMDSQGRLDTLWQAALWRATSAPFDDAPHAPRENSRHVLRPHD from the coding sequence ATGAGCCTCCTGTTCGACATCGAACCCGAGCTCCCCCCTGCCCCTTCGCCCGCCTTGCTGCAACTGGTCCTCGCCAGCGCCCCCCAACGAGACCTCGTCTTGGTGTTGGTCAATGAGGTCTACAACGCGCCCAACGACAGCCGCTTGAACCAGGAACAACTTCTCTGGTGCCAGCGCCTGGCCAAGGCACTGGCACCCGACCCGACACAGATGAACATCGACGACCCTTTGCACTACCTGCGCGCATGGGTGGCCCCCGCCATCTGGCGACGATTGCGCTTGAGCTTTGCCCGCCCACGGGTACTTGAAGTCGAGCGGCAGCCCAAGCTGATGGATAGTCAAGGCCGGTTGGACACCCTGTGGCAAGCCGCTCTCTGGCGCGCCACCTCTGCTCCCTTCGATGATGCCCCGCACGCCCCACGCGAGAACTCCCGCCATGTTTTGCGCCCACACGATTGA
- the sctL gene encoding type III secretion system stator protein SctL, which translates to MFCAHTIELHTLTPNLPTALIPREMLADYAQARQLIEQAEAHAQALTCQAQAECEKILESAGHEFWQRANAQLHRWESERQAMYEKLEQVATSVINTAIRSFLEETLPAQRLTALLNKLLDAQLPPIKASLLCNPLDREPVEQWLSRHCGVPWTLRVESTLAAQSLVLETEDGGFHINWTDTLDNLVTPSTKANIK; encoded by the coding sequence ATGTTTTGCGCCCACACGATTGAGCTGCACACCCTCACGCCCAACCTGCCCACGGCGCTGATTCCCAGAGAAATGCTGGCTGACTATGCGCAGGCCCGTCAATTGATCGAACAGGCAGAAGCCCACGCACAGGCACTCACCTGCCAAGCACAGGCAGAGTGCGAAAAAATACTGGAAAGCGCTGGGCATGAGTTCTGGCAGCGCGCCAACGCCCAACTGCATCGTTGGGAATCGGAACGCCAGGCGATGTACGAAAAGCTGGAGCAGGTCGCGACGTCAGTCATAAACACAGCGATCCGAAGTTTCCTGGAAGAAACCCTACCCGCTCAACGCCTCACCGCGCTGCTCAACAAGCTGCTGGATGCCCAGTTGCCGCCGATCAAGGCGAGCTTGCTGTGCAATCCACTGGACCGCGAGCCTGTCGAACAGTGGCTCAGCCGCCATTGCGGTGTGCCTTGGACGCTTCGAGTCGAAAGCACGCTCGCCGCCCAATCGCTGGTCCTGGAAACAGAAGACGGTGGGTTTCACATCAATTGGACCGATACCCTGGACAACCTGGTGACGCCCTCCACCAAGGCCAATATCAAGTAA
- the sctC gene encoding type III secretion system outer membrane ring subunit SctC: MPNKIHKHPRLRSCSPVAAVKPTQWRCLLALPFLLAPLHSSLAAIPPEWKNTAYAYEAEHKPLREVLDDFAQTFGTQLQIEGLLEGNVNGKIRANTPQSLLDRLGTEHRFQWYLYNNTLYISTLDQQESARLEVSSETVADLKQALTDIGLLDSRFGWGELPEDGVVLVSGPKRYIEQIKQFSSQRRSTDEKQSVLTYPLKFANAADRQIDYRGEKMLIPGIASMLQGLLEPRSPSAAAQVTQRPSAASGAPVISPLAQGFPRLGNPLLGQMLTPPTSQATADPGMSLTPRSRVSPGRIRVEADVRNNAVMIYDLPERHAMYRDLITQLDVARKLVEIDAIILDIERTQMRELGVNWGFRNGNFQGGVNNIAPGTSSQLAINNRDGFFAAVRALERRGLATLVSNPSVLTLENQPAVIDFNRTQYLTAGSEVATILPITVGTSFQVVPRVITSRGSHQIHLAVDIEDGNFDESNPNRIGPDVRKGAVSTQAVMAEKRSLVVGGFHVTDNTDQLNKIPLLGDIPLLGKALFSSTERKNNRRERLFIITPRVIGDQADPSRYLPQADQLELQTALKPLARRMTPHAPEIKRNDLIHAMATLVTGQVPKAFKATPMPLGLDTLCTTRDLLALNTERSQWYVGPQFNVAVVVLRNQYDRHVRIDEKECSNSQTLAVTAWPRAWLKPGEEAEVFIAMRPVVKDEHIGVSRPSLIAPNGKKPE; the protein is encoded by the coding sequence ATGCCTAACAAGATCCACAAGCACCCCCGCTTGCGCTCATGCTCGCCCGTTGCAGCCGTAAAACCCACTCAGTGGCGTTGCCTGCTGGCCCTGCCCTTCTTGCTGGCGCCGCTGCACAGCAGCCTTGCCGCCATCCCCCCAGAGTGGAAAAACACCGCCTACGCCTACGAGGCCGAGCACAAACCCTTGCGCGAAGTACTCGATGATTTCGCCCAGACGTTTGGCACGCAATTGCAGATCGAAGGCCTGCTGGAAGGCAACGTCAACGGCAAGATTCGCGCGAATACCCCGCAGTCACTGCTCGACCGCCTGGGGACTGAACACCGCTTCCAGTGGTACTTGTACAACAACACCCTCTACATCAGCACCCTGGACCAGCAGGAGTCCGCGCGCCTGGAAGTGTCGAGCGAAACCGTGGCCGACCTGAAGCAGGCACTCACCGATATCGGCCTTCTCGATAGCCGTTTCGGCTGGGGCGAATTACCCGAGGACGGCGTGGTGCTGGTGTCCGGCCCCAAGCGCTACATAGAACAGATCAAACAATTCAGCAGCCAGCGCCGGTCTACCGACGAAAAACAGAGCGTGCTGACCTACCCGCTGAAATTCGCCAATGCGGCAGACCGCCAGATCGATTATCGCGGCGAGAAAATGCTCATCCCCGGTATCGCCAGCATGCTGCAGGGTTTGCTTGAACCTCGCTCTCCCTCAGCTGCCGCGCAGGTTACCCAGCGCCCCTCAGCCGCGTCAGGCGCCCCTGTAATATCGCCCCTGGCCCAGGGCTTTCCCCGGCTCGGCAACCCTCTATTGGGCCAGATGCTCACCCCGCCGACGAGCCAGGCGACCGCCGACCCGGGCATGTCCCTGACCCCGCGCTCACGGGTCTCGCCCGGGCGAATTCGCGTCGAAGCCGATGTGCGCAACAATGCCGTGATGATCTACGACTTGCCGGAACGCCACGCGATGTACCGCGACCTGATCACCCAGTTGGACGTCGCGCGCAAGTTGGTGGAAATCGACGCGATCATCCTCGACATCGAACGCACGCAGATGCGTGAGCTCGGCGTGAACTGGGGGTTTCGCAATGGCAATTTCCAGGGCGGCGTGAACAACATCGCCCCAGGCACCTCGTCGCAATTGGCGATCAATAACCGGGATGGATTCTTTGCCGCTGTCAGGGCGCTGGAGCGGCGTGGCCTGGCGACCCTGGTGTCGAACCCATCCGTCTTGACCCTGGAAAACCAACCGGCAGTGATCGACTTCAACCGCACGCAGTACCTCACGGCCGGCTCCGAAGTGGCAACCATCCTGCCGATCACCGTGGGAACCAGCTTCCAGGTGGTCCCACGGGTGATCACTTCGCGTGGCAGCCATCAGATCCACTTGGCGGTCGATATCGAAGACGGCAATTTCGACGAATCCAACCCCAACCGCATCGGGCCCGATGTGCGCAAGGGCGCGGTCAGCACCCAAGCGGTCATGGCCGAAAAACGTTCGCTGGTGGTGGGTGGCTTCCACGTCACCGATAACACTGACCAGCTCAACAAGATTCCCCTGCTGGGTGATATCCCGTTGCTGGGCAAGGCGCTGTTTTCGTCCACTGAACGCAAAAACAATCGACGCGAGCGCCTGTTCATCATCACGCCCAGGGTCATTGGCGACCAGGCCGACCCTTCGCGCTACTTGCCCCAGGCCGATCAGTTGGAACTGCAAACAGCCCTCAAACCACTGGCACGGCGCATGACGCCCCACGCACCGGAAATCAAGCGCAACGACTTGATCCATGCCATGGCCACACTCGTCACCGGGCAAGTCCCCAAAGCCTTCAAGGCGACCCCGATGCCACTGGGCCTGGATACCTTGTGCACCACCCGCGACCTGCTCGCACTCAATACCGAACGCAGCCAATGGTATGTCGGCCCGCAATTCAACGTCGCCGTCGTGGTACTGCGCAACCAGTACGACCGCCATGTGCGCATCGATGAGAAAGAGTGCAGCAATTCGCAGACCCTGGCAGTGACCGCCTGGCCGCGTGCCTGGCTCAAACCGGGTGAAGAAGCGGAAGTGTTCATCGCCATGCGCCCTGTGGTGAAAGACGAACACATTGGCGTTTCTCGTCCCTCGTTGATCGCACCTAACGGAAAGAAACCAGAATGA
- the hrpT gene encoding HrpT family type III secretion system protein has protein sequence MTRLLSSFTLISLVLFVAGCTPTCRGDSCSRPQSSADKMVIWWPEHMRVQPGPSGERSDHQTVSLER, from the coding sequence ATGACTCGCCTACTCTCCAGCTTTACATTGATCAGCCTGGTGCTGTTTGTCGCCGGTTGCACCCCCACCTGCCGGGGTGACTCGTGCTCACGTCCACAATCGAGCGCCGACAAGATGGTGATCTGGTGGCCGGAACACATGCGTGTGCAACCCGGCCCCTCCGGGGAACGTTCGGATCACCAGACGGTTTCGCTGGAACGATGA
- a CDS encoding transcriptional regulator codes for MEIPTDAEHRRVLLNDLVSGAATHLHLSKGIHLCALKAGEQLGLALQIAPRVLQAGQFQRVLERRFEQALAFDGCFVFSNAGGALILWHPVVSTDIPLDQILSRLLSLAELEALDRHCNR; via the coding sequence ATGGAAATACCCACAGACGCCGAACATCGTCGGGTACTTCTCAATGACCTGGTGAGTGGCGCTGCCACTCACCTGCACCTGTCAAAAGGCATCCACCTGTGTGCGCTGAAAGCCGGGGAACAGCTCGGCCTGGCCCTGCAAATTGCACCGCGTGTCTTACAGGCCGGCCAGTTCCAGCGTGTGCTGGAACGCCGCTTCGAACAGGCCTTGGCGTTCGATGGCTGCTTTGTCTTTTCGAATGCCGGGGGAGCCCTGATTCTCTGGCACCCGGTGGTATCTACCGATATTCCCCTGGATCAAATCCTCAGCCGCCTGCTCTCGCTCGCAGAACTTGAAGCCCTGGATCGACACTGCAATCGTTGA
- the sctU gene encoding type III secretion system export apparatus subunit SctU translates to MSDSGEKKHAATPKKLRDQRKKGQVAQSQDVAKLLVLTALSEIALFTAETSMQRFQQLLVLPMARMGQPFVRALEEVLFEGLLVFFSFALLMVGVAIAVKLISSWMQFGFLFAPETLKPDFNRLNPLNQAKQMFSGQSVMNLLMGLAKAVLLTLILYVVIGPSLSALVSLASGDLQSYVLALMTLFRHLLHMCLGLLLVLAIVDLALQKYFFAKRMRMTQVEVVKEYKDMEGDPHVKGQRRQLAYELANEEPKVKLPKLEESDMLVVNPTHFAVALYYRPGKTPLPQLVEKGTDAQARKLIDRCKSAGIPVIQCVWLARTLYKQKLGGNIPRETLQAVALIYRTLRELDDEAKRETLELPELDQR, encoded by the coding sequence GTGAGTGACTCTGGAGAGAAAAAACACGCCGCGACTCCCAAGAAGCTGCGTGACCAGCGTAAGAAAGGCCAGGTTGCTCAAAGCCAGGACGTGGCCAAGCTGCTGGTACTGACGGCCTTGAGTGAAATTGCACTGTTCACCGCCGAAACCAGTATGCAGCGTTTTCAGCAACTGCTGGTGTTGCCCATGGCGCGCATGGGGCAACCTTTCGTGCGCGCACTGGAAGAGGTCTTGTTCGAAGGCTTGCTGGTGTTTTTCTCTTTTGCCCTGCTGATGGTGGGGGTGGCGATCGCGGTCAAATTGATCAGCAGCTGGATGCAGTTCGGTTTCCTCTTTGCCCCAGAAACCTTGAAACCAGATTTCAATCGGCTCAACCCCCTTAACCAGGCCAAGCAGATGTTTTCCGGCCAGTCGGTGATGAACCTGTTGATGGGGTTGGCCAAGGCCGTGCTGCTGACGCTGATTCTGTACGTGGTCATTGGCCCGTCGTTGAGCGCGTTGGTGAGCCTGGCCAGTGGCGACCTGCAAAGTTATGTCTTGGCGCTGATGACGCTGTTTCGACACTTGCTGCACATGTGCCTGGGCTTGCTGCTGGTGCTGGCAATCGTTGACCTGGCGTTGCAGAAGTACTTTTTTGCCAAGCGCATGCGGATGACCCAGGTGGAAGTGGTCAAGGAGTACAAGGATATGGAGGGCGACCCTCACGTCAAGGGCCAGCGCCGTCAGTTGGCCTACGAGTTGGCGAATGAGGAGCCCAAGGTCAAGCTGCCCAAGCTGGAAGAGTCCGACATGCTGGTGGTCAACCCGACGCATTTTGCGGTGGCTTTGTACTATCGCCCTGGCAAGACGCCGCTGCCGCAGCTTGTGGAAAAAGGTACGGACGCCCAGGCCCGCAAACTGATCGACCGATGCAAGTCGGCGGGCATACCCGTGATTCAGTGTGTCTGGTTGGCGCGCACGCTCTACAAGCAGAAGTTGGGGGGCAACATTCCCCGAGAGACGCTGCAGGCCGTTGCTTTGATCTACCGTACTTTGCGTGAACTGGACGATGAGGCCAAGCGAGAGACCCTGGAGTTGCCCGAGCTGGACCAGCGTTGA